The Pelistega ratti genome window below encodes:
- the pncB gene encoding nicotinate phosphoribosyltransferase, with translation MIINSLLDTDLYKFSMMQVVLHQFPSAQVEYLFKCRTQGINLRPFIKEIREEIHHLCQLRFSDDELEYLRNLRFIKEDFVEFLGLFHLPERCITVSEAPEDGEINIQVKGSWLHTILFEIPVLAIVNEVYFRNTYPNMDFAEGRRRLKAKIDLVKNATDIADFKFADYGTRRRFSKEWHDEVVYTLMQHLPEQFVGTSNVWLAKKYNITPLGTMAHEYLQACQALGPRLRDSQVFALEKWAQEYRGDLGIALSDVYGLNAFLRDFDMFFCKLFDGARHDSGDPFEWGERLLQHYLNNRVDPRMKTLVFSDSLNFELALEIARRFKGRCKTSFGIGTNLTNDIGVPPLQIVMKMVGCNGQPVAKVSDEPSKTMSVDPEYLSYLRHVFDLPKG, from the coding sequence ATGATTATTAATTCACTATTAGATACTGATTTGTACAAGTTTAGTATGATGCAGGTGGTATTGCATCAGTTTCCTAGTGCGCAAGTAGAATATCTTTTTAAATGTCGTACACAAGGGATTAATTTACGTCCGTTTATCAAAGAAATTCGAGAAGAAATTCATCATTTATGTCAATTAAGGTTTTCTGATGATGAGTTGGAGTATTTGAGAAATTTACGCTTTATTAAAGAAGATTTTGTAGAGTTTTTAGGATTATTCCATTTGCCTGAGCGCTGCATTACTGTTTCTGAAGCCCCTGAAGATGGCGAGATCAATATTCAAGTTAAGGGGTCGTGGTTGCATACGATTCTTTTTGAAATTCCTGTTCTCGCTATTGTGAATGAAGTGTATTTCAGAAATACTTATCCAAATATGGATTTTGCAGAGGGTCGCCGGCGATTAAAAGCAAAGATAGACTTGGTCAAAAATGCAACGGATATAGCTGACTTTAAATTTGCTGATTATGGGACACGTCGCCGTTTTTCTAAAGAATGGCATGATGAGGTTGTATATACCTTAATGCAGCATTTACCTGAGCAATTTGTCGGCACTAGTAATGTATGGTTAGCTAAAAAATATAATATTACACCATTAGGGACAATGGCTCATGAATACTTACAGGCTTGCCAAGCATTAGGGCCTCGTTTGAGAGATTCGCAAGTCTTTGCTCTTGAAAAATGGGCACAAGAATATCGAGGAGACTTAGGCATTGCCCTATCAGATGTATATGGGTTAAATGCTTTTTTGCGTGATTTTGATATGTTCTTCTGCAAATTATTTGATGGTGCGCGTCATGATTCAGGTGATCCATTTGAATGGGGAGAACGATTATTACAGCACTATCTCAATAATCGGGTTGATCCTCGTATGAAAACATTGGTTTTCTCAGATAGCTTGAATTTTGAGTTGGCATTAGAAATCGCTAGACGATTTAAAGGACGTTGCAAAACCTCTTTTGGTATTGGTACAAATCTGACAAATGATATTGGTGTACCTCCCCTACAAATTGTGATGAAGATGGTAGGGTGTAATGGACAACCTGTTGCAAAAGTATCGGATGAACCGAGTAAAACTATGAGTGTTGATCCAGAGTATTTAAGTTATTTACGTCATGTGTTTGATTTACCAAAGGGGTAA
- the fdxA gene encoding ferredoxin FdxA, whose amino-acid sequence MTHVVTENCIKCKYTDCVDVCPVDCFKEGPNFLVIDPDECIDCGVCVPECPANAIFAEEDVPADQVNFIKINEELAPTFGFINRSKKPLEDADKWNGVPDKLPYLEKP is encoded by the coding sequence ATGACCCATGTAGTAACTGAAAATTGCATCAAATGTAAATATACTGACTGTGTTGATGTTTGTCCGGTGGACTGTTTCAAAGAAGGTCCTAATTTTTTAGTTATTGACCCCGATGAGTGCATCGACTGTGGTGTTTGTGTACCAGAATGCCCTGCTAATGCTATTTTTGCTGAAGAAGATGTACCAGCAGATCAAGTTAACTTTATCAAAATCAATGAAGAATTAGCACCTACTTTTGGTTTTATTAATCGTTCTAAAAAACCGCTTGAAGATGCGGACAAATGGAATGGTGTTCCTGATAAACTTCCCTATTTAGAAAAGCCTTAA